A window of the Isosphaera pallida ATCC 43644 genome harbors these coding sequences:
- a CDS encoding glycosyltransferase family 2 protein produces MEFNNNEIKAAVLEGLRSVEELDEVERVALLQRLLGEGVCRRLGIYPIPPNFCLSVVIPVYNEIRFIDQILARVRAVPIRKQIILVDDCSTDGTRERLKYLARTEPDLTVEFHDVNQGKGAALRTAIKLATGDVVLVQDADLEYDPAEYPQLIQPIIEGKADVVYGSRFIGEKHRVLYYWHSVANKVLTVLSNMFTNLNLTDMEVCYKVFRREVIQGVTLKSDRFGFEPEVTAKIARFRFPPEPGQTKGRKCRVYEIPVSYNGRSYEEGKKIGWKDGVQALYCIFRYAFAD; encoded by the coding sequence ATGGAGTTCAACAACAACGAGATTAAGGCCGCCGTGCTTGAAGGCCTCCGCAGTGTCGAGGAGCTTGACGAGGTCGAACGGGTCGCCCTATTGCAACGTTTGCTGGGCGAAGGGGTTTGCCGACGCCTGGGCATCTATCCCATCCCCCCCAATTTTTGCCTCTCGGTGGTCATTCCGGTTTACAATGAAATTCGCTTCATTGACCAAATTTTGGCCCGTGTCCGCGCTGTACCGATCCGCAAGCAAATCATCCTGGTGGACGACTGCTCGACCGATGGCACCCGTGAACGTCTCAAGTATCTGGCCCGCACTGAGCCGGATTTGACCGTCGAGTTTCATGACGTCAACCAGGGCAAAGGCGCGGCGCTGCGCACCGCGATCAAGCTGGCCACCGGCGACGTGGTTTTGGTTCAGGACGCCGACCTCGAATACGACCCCGCGGAATATCCACAACTGATCCAACCAATCATCGAAGGCAAGGCCGACGTGGTGTACGGCTCGCGGTTCATCGGCGAGAAGCACCGCGTCCTGTACTACTGGCACAGCGTGGCTAACAAAGTGTTGACCGTACTCTCTAACATGTTCACCAACTTGAACCTGACTGACATGGAAGTGTGTTATAAGGTGTTCCGTCGGGAGGTGATTCAGGGGGTGACGCTCAAGAGCGATCGGTTCGGCTTCGAGCCCGAGGTGACGGCCAAGATCGCGCGGTTCCGGTTCCCGCCCGAGCCGGGTCAGACCAAGGGCCGCAAGTGTAGGGTCTACGAGATTCCGGTCAGCTACAATGGTCGCAGTTACGAGGAAGGCAAGAAAATCGGCTGGAAGGACGGAGTGCAGGCGCTTTACTGCATTTTCCGGTACGCCTTCGCAGACTGA
- a CDS encoding DUF1501 domain-containing protein — protein MLRLSGRPIDSFCDRHSRRHFLKIGALGLGGLALPEVFRAQAASVNPPRLPSGGLGHKAVIMIYLPGGPSHQDMYDLKMDAPIEIRGEFKPIPTNVPGIEICEHLPRLAKMMDKFAIIRSLYGGVDQHASDMCLSGWPIGPGGNQSGRPSLGSAVSRIQGPVDPTVPPFVGLTIKTGHAPYSNPGQPGFLGPAHAAFRPDGESMANMRLRGITLDQLRDRRALLTSFDQFRRERDFDARMESVDVATRKAFDVLTSSKLVEAFDLDREPAAVRDRYGRGGPEPAFGEDAGPHWMDQFLLARRLVEAGVRCVTLSFGSWDRHHSNFTRLPAQLDRFDQGITALVQDLHDRGLDQDVTVIAWGEFGRTPRINKDAGRDHWPQVASALLAGGGLRTGQVIGSTNRLGEVPKDRPVHFQEVFATLYNRLGIDVGSVTVEDPSGRPRYLLDHLNPIRELI, from the coding sequence ATGTTGCGCCTTTCGGGACGCCCGATCGACTCGTTTTGTGATCGCCACAGCCGCCGCCACTTTTTGAAGATTGGTGCCTTGGGGTTGGGGGGATTGGCGCTTCCAGAGGTGTTCCGAGCGCAGGCGGCGTCGGTCAACCCACCCCGGTTGCCCTCAGGGGGGCTAGGCCACAAAGCGGTCATTATGATCTATCTTCCGGGCGGTCCATCGCATCAGGATATGTACGACCTGAAGATGGACGCTCCGATCGAGATTCGCGGCGAGTTCAAGCCGATTCCCACGAATGTGCCGGGGATTGAGATTTGCGAGCATTTGCCGCGTCTGGCTAAGATGATGGATAAATTTGCCATCATTCGTTCGTTGTACGGCGGGGTCGATCAACACGCCTCGGACATGTGCCTGAGTGGTTGGCCGATCGGTCCCGGCGGCAATCAGAGCGGGCGTCCCTCGCTAGGTTCGGCGGTGTCGCGGATTCAGGGGCCGGTGGACCCGACGGTGCCGCCGTTTGTGGGGCTGACGATCAAGACCGGGCACGCGCCCTATTCCAATCCGGGGCAACCCGGTTTCCTCGGGCCAGCGCACGCGGCGTTCCGTCCCGACGGCGAGAGCATGGCCAACATGCGTCTGCGGGGGATCACGCTGGATCAACTGCGGGATCGTCGGGCGTTGTTGACCAGCTTCGACCAATTTCGTCGGGAACGGGATTTCGACGCGCGAATGGAGTCGGTCGATGTGGCGACCCGCAAGGCGTTTGACGTGTTGACCTCTAGCAAGCTGGTCGAGGCGTTCGACTTGGACCGCGAACCGGCGGCGGTGCGTGACCGCTATGGCCGGGGCGGTCCCGAACCGGCCTTCGGCGAGGACGCCGGTCCCCACTGGATGGATCAATTCCTTCTGGCGCGTCGCCTGGTCGAGGCCGGGGTGCGGTGCGTGACCCTCTCCTTCGGCAGCTGGGACCGCCACCATTCCAACTTTACCCGCTTGCCTGCGCAGCTCGATCGGTTCGATCAGGGCATCACCGCTTTAGTCCAGGATCTCCATGATCGGGGCCTCGATCAAGACGTCACGGTGATCGCCTGGGGCGAGTTCGGCCGGACCCCTCGGATCAACAAGGACGCCGGACGTGACCACTGGCCCCAGGTCGCCAGCGCGCTTTTGGCTGGCGGAGGTTTGCGGACCGGCCAGGTGATCGGATCGACCAACCGTCTGGGGGAAGTGCCTAAGGATCGCCCGGTTCACTTCCAGGAGGTCTTCGCCACCTTATACAACCGTCTGGGAATCGACGTGGGTTCCGTCACGGTGGAGGATCCCTCTGGACGTCCCCGCTACCTGCTGGATCATCTCAACCCGATCCGTGAGTTGATCTAA
- a CDS encoding DUF1559 family PulG-like putative transporter, which translates to MTVFLKPLNYQRSLILWSESVGGPRYGLSLIEVGVVVVLIALAVLIGVTVIPIQREAAREAVCRARLGRVGLGLNLAVQIQGRLPVTPALSALGSSGEPAPASRSGWSPQMAIQAMLRDDSADPAAQTSLPKGDPAASNPGGSNKAMASLGSWSDPNWVCPSDGQARGSPFEAAVSYRAVAGDDPEGRTGLFAPETPRTYEEVQQADGASYTAAFVERRLGNGRDGVMFGGNYAVVNGPVGPQTPVDRASLPAAEFWRGDAGCDRAEVSWRSTLANFASTPGQTWGGVIARDQRTAKMTGSSDHPNRVHLLLLDGRVQAYTPTVDLKVWKALAHPFDSQTASSSARAELPSPWSGGQAPLDPRPCVP; encoded by the coding sequence GTGACTGTTTTTCTGAAACCACTCAACTATCAGAGATCGTTGATTCTTTGGTCCGAATCGGTCGGGGGGCCACGTTATGGCCTATCGCTGATCGAGGTGGGGGTGGTTGTGGTGTTGATCGCCCTGGCGGTCTTGATTGGGGTGACGGTGATTCCCATCCAGCGCGAGGCGGCCCGCGAGGCGGTTTGCCGCGCTCGTTTGGGACGTGTTGGGTTGGGTCTGAATTTGGCGGTTCAGATTCAGGGACGCCTGCCAGTCACTCCTGCGTTGAGTGCGCTGGGCTCTTCGGGCGAACCCGCACCGGCGTCCCGTTCCGGTTGGTCTCCTCAGATGGCGATTCAGGCGATGTTGAGGGATGATTCAGCGGACCCCGCCGCCCAGACCTCTTTGCCCAAGGGGGATCCGGCGGCGTCGAATCCCGGCGGGTCTAACAAGGCGATGGCGTCGTTGGGTTCGTGGTCGGACCCGAATTGGGTCTGTCCTAGCGACGGCCAAGCCCGCGGCTCGCCATTCGAGGCGGCGGTCAGTTACCGTGCGGTGGCCGGAGACGATCCCGAAGGACGCACCGGCCTCTTCGCGCCGGAGACGCCGCGAACCTACGAGGAGGTCCAGCAGGCCGATGGGGCTTCTTACACGGCGGCGTTTGTCGAGCGACGGTTGGGCAATGGACGGGACGGGGTGATGTTCGGCGGGAACTACGCGGTGGTCAATGGTCCTGTGGGGCCGCAGACCCCGGTGGACCGCGCGAGTTTGCCTGCCGCCGAGTTCTGGCGGGGCGACGCCGGTTGTGATCGCGCGGAGGTCTCCTGGCGATCCACCCTGGCCAACTTCGCATCAACTCCCGGGCAAACCTGGGGCGGCGTGATCGCCCGCGACCAACGCACCGCCAAGATGACCGGCTCCAGCGACCACCCCAACCGGGTTCACCTCCTTTTGCTGGATGGTCGAGTTCAAGCCTACACCCCCACGGTCGACCTCAAGGTTTGGAAAGCGCTGGCCCACCCCTTCGACTCGCAAACCGCTTCCTCCAGCGCGCGGGCCGAGTTGCCCTCGCCTTGGTCCGGTGGCCAGGCCCCTCTTGACCCCCGACCCTGCGTCCCATAG
- a CDS encoding DCC1-like thiol-disulfide oxidoreductase family protein, with protein MSEPLNYLVRLGRSIARGWNQFFFQPADPTPLGLIRVVTGLLAFWNLWVYGLELDVFLADSGWLSKEAVRSLQPPGADWSWSFWFGVPDAWLRTVWVGCLVVTAMMTLGLFSRVTTLLTWIIVVSTVRRVPGLMFGFDQMLSTLCLYLAVSMASGQAVSLDRLIARWRAGRRLLAQRIGGKIATWPLPGGVPTPTVSANLGLRLIQLHLCVIYGMAGISKLQGGMWWTGTAVWPTWIDREFNAFDFTWLADHIWLINLATHATILSEIAYPFLIWNRPIRPLLLVTVAVMHVGIGVTLGLTEFALAMIAMNFAFLSGPWLRSLVAGLPERQPLYRVLYDGACPKCRAGMAFVSACDPAHVVQPIDLTAVNPATVQPELTPERCRGAMQVVRRDGRIFSGWDGVVKLAAIQPLAWPLAWIGRLPVIAQMGRRWYNRYAATRPRDETGAEIPCADDVCGLPTPNANANANANRPLSSRPPKATAQS; from the coding sequence TTGAGCGAACCTCTGAACTACTTGGTTCGCCTAGGGCGGTCGATCGCTCGGGGCTGGAACCAATTCTTCTTTCAACCCGCCGATCCGACCCCTCTGGGTCTGATTCGGGTGGTCACTGGCCTTCTGGCGTTCTGGAACCTCTGGGTTTACGGCCTCGAGCTCGACGTGTTCCTCGCCGATTCCGGTTGGCTTTCCAAGGAGGCGGTCCGCTCGCTCCAGCCGCCAGGCGCGGATTGGTCCTGGTCGTTCTGGTTTGGGGTGCCCGACGCCTGGTTGCGAACCGTTTGGGTCGGCTGCCTGGTGGTCACTGCCATGATGACGCTGGGGCTTTTTAGTCGGGTGACCACCCTGTTGACCTGGATCATCGTGGTTTCGACGGTGCGGCGAGTGCCCGGCCTGATGTTCGGGTTCGACCAGATGCTCTCGACCCTCTGCCTGTATCTAGCGGTTAGCATGGCCTCAGGTCAGGCGGTGTCGCTGGATCGTCTGATCGCTCGCTGGAGGGCCGGACGACGGCTGCTGGCCCAACGGATCGGCGGCAAGATCGCCACCTGGCCGCTTCCTGGTGGTGTTCCCACCCCCACGGTCTCGGCCAACCTAGGGCTGAGGCTGATTCAGCTTCACCTCTGCGTCATCTACGGCATGGCCGGAATTTCCAAACTGCAAGGCGGCATGTGGTGGACTGGAACCGCTGTCTGGCCTACCTGGATCGACCGCGAGTTCAACGCCTTCGACTTCACCTGGCTCGCCGACCATATCTGGCTGATCAACCTCGCCACCCACGCCACCATCCTCTCCGAAATCGCCTACCCCTTTCTCATCTGGAATCGGCCCATCCGGCCTCTTCTGCTGGTGACCGTCGCCGTCATGCACGTGGGCATCGGTGTGACCCTAGGACTCACCGAGTTCGCCCTTGCGATGATCGCCATGAACTTCGCCTTCCTGTCCGGTCCTTGGCTCCGCAGTCTGGTCGCCGGTCTTCCCGAACGTCAACCACTTTACCGCGTGCTGTACGATGGCGCTTGTCCCAAATGCCGCGCGGGGATGGCCTTCGTCTCGGCCTGCGACCCCGCCCACGTGGTCCAGCCCATCGACCTGACCGCCGTGAATCCCGCCACGGTTCAACCCGAACTGACCCCAGAGCGTTGCCGGGGCGCGATGCAGGTCGTCCGACGCGACGGACGTATCTTCTCCGGTTGGGACGGCGTGGTCAAACTCGCCGCCATTCAACCCCTCGCCTGGCCCTTGGCCTGGATCGGACGGCTGCCGGTCATCGCCCAAATGGGACGCCGCTGGTACAATCGCTACGCCGCCACCCGGCCCCGCGACGAAACCGGCGCGGAGATCCCCTGTGCCGACGACGTTTGCGGATTGCCAACCCCCAACGCCAACGCCAACGCCAACGCGAATCGACCGCTCTCCAGCCGTCCCCCCAAGGCGACCGCTCAATCTTGA
- the aroF gene encoding 3-deoxy-7-phosphoheptulonate synthase gives MLIVMQAQASSEQIDRVLETVRRMGLTPHPLPGPTRTAIGVTGNTAAVDRRPLEMLPGVEELIRVTKPFKLASREMKPHDTAFRVGPNQGARIGPGSFTLIAGPCSVESRDLILGVAEAMTQRGVKLMRAGAFKPRTSPYAFQGMGEEGLRILEEARAATGIGIVTELMDTQDAQAVAQVADMIQIGARNMQNFALLKCVARLNKPVLLKRGLAATLEEWLMAAEYILSGPNYNVALCERGVRTFSDHSRNTLDLSVIPPLKAVSHLPVLVDPSHGTGKRAFVPAMARAALAAGADGLLIEVHPHPEKALSDGPQSIDYQEFDALLESLRKLAPHLGVELT, from the coding sequence ATGTTGATCGTGATGCAGGCTCAGGCCAGTTCGGAACAGATCGACCGCGTATTGGAAACGGTTCGGCGGATGGGGCTGACCCCCCATCCCTTGCCAGGACCGACCCGAACGGCCATCGGCGTGACCGGCAACACCGCTGCCGTCGATCGCCGTCCCTTAGAGATGCTGCCCGGCGTCGAAGAACTCATCCGGGTCACTAAACCCTTCAAACTCGCCAGCCGGGAAATGAAGCCGCACGACACCGCCTTCCGAGTCGGTCCCAACCAAGGGGCGCGGATTGGTCCTGGCTCGTTCACCCTCATCGCCGGGCCTTGCTCGGTGGAGAGCCGCGACCTCATCCTAGGGGTCGCCGAAGCAATGACGCAACGCGGCGTCAAGCTCATGAGGGCCGGCGCGTTCAAACCCCGCACCAGTCCCTACGCCTTCCAGGGAATGGGCGAGGAAGGGTTGAGGATTCTGGAGGAGGCCCGCGCCGCGACCGGAATCGGTATTGTCACCGAACTGATGGACACCCAGGACGCCCAGGCGGTCGCCCAGGTCGCTGATATGATCCAAATCGGCGCGCGGAATATGCAGAACTTTGCGCTGCTGAAGTGCGTAGCCCGGTTGAACAAACCAGTGTTACTCAAACGAGGTCTGGCCGCCACCCTGGAGGAATGGCTCATGGCCGCGGAATACATCCTCTCCGGTCCCAACTACAACGTCGCGCTTTGCGAACGCGGGGTCCGCACCTTTTCCGACCACTCACGCAATACCCTAGACCTCTCGGTGATTCCCCCCTTGAAAGCAGTCTCGCACCTGCCGGTCCTAGTCGATCCTAGTCACGGCACCGGCAAACGCGCCTTCGTCCCCGCGATGGCCCGCGCCGCTCTGGCCGCCGGAGCCGACGGCCTGCTCATCGAAGTCCACCCTCACCCTGAAAAGGCCCTCTCCGACGGCCCTCAGTCAATCGACTACCAGGAATTCGACGCGCTGCTCGAATCCCTTCGCAAACTGGCCCCCCACCTCGGCGTCGAATTGACCTGA
- a CDS encoding DUF4190 domain-containing protein — protein MSVQTEPVSPPERSAVDTSRPASFSSKPASSGAALKPLDNLELESYRAVHPLAVGALLFGVISLLCFVDPWTFGLAAVLAVVMGLSALARIRKDADIYTGSQLARIGLTMGVICGLSSLTNDYISKYMRERSASQFARDYVEILKTGDLDQAVFYRLGAGSFRKNNDPKKAIANLKASAKGAGMDPYETLSSPIVQIQQALKTASKENLRFDAVETSAMDGTLPVVMVRLAIAGYDAQANNNQGAKSERESYILLQLKAETKGGDYDWWVSDVVYPYTPRSAFFQATVDTHGHAH, from the coding sequence GTGTCCGTTCAAACCGAACCCGTTTCCCCGCCGGAGCGTTCCGCGGTGGACACGTCTCGACCCGCCTCCTTCTCCTCCAAGCCAGCGTCGTCGGGTGCCGCACTCAAGCCGCTGGACAATCTGGAGTTGGAAAGCTACCGGGCGGTTCACCCCCTGGCCGTCGGCGCTCTGCTGTTTGGAGTCATCTCGCTCCTCTGCTTCGTCGATCCCTGGACCTTCGGACTGGCCGCCGTGCTGGCCGTCGTTATGGGGCTGTCGGCCCTCGCCCGGATCCGCAAGGATGCGGACATCTACACCGGCTCGCAGCTCGCCCGCATCGGTCTGACAATGGGGGTGATCTGCGGCTTGTCATCACTAACAAATGATTATATTTCAAAGTACATGAGGGAGCGCTCCGCCTCCCAGTTCGCGCGCGACTATGTCGAGATCCTCAAGACGGGCGACCTTGATCAAGCGGTCTTCTACCGATTGGGGGCTGGCAGTTTCCGCAAGAATAACGATCCTAAGAAGGCGATCGCCAACCTCAAAGCCAGCGCCAAGGGGGCGGGGATGGATCCCTACGAGACGCTCTCTAGTCCGATTGTACAGATCCAACAAGCGTTGAAGACCGCCTCGAAGGAGAATCTGCGGTTCGACGCAGTGGAGACGTCGGCGATGGACGGTACCTTGCCGGTGGTCATGGTTCGTTTGGCGATCGCTGGTTACGACGCGCAGGCCAACAACAACCAGGGAGCCAAGAGCGAAAGGGAATCGTACATTCTGTTGCAACTCAAGGCTGAGACCAAGGGGGGCGACTACGATTGGTGGGTCAGCGACGTGGTGTATCCCTATACGCCCCGCTCAGCCTTCTTCCAAGCCACCGTGGACACTCACGGCCACGCTCACTAA
- the queD gene encoding 6-carboxytetrahydropterin synthase QueD yields the protein MYRVTREMKFCYGHRLINYEGKCRHLHGHNGRVLVTLESPTLDHRGMLIDFADIKAVLQQWIDDTLDHNMLLCKDDPLVPILRERGERHYVMETNPTAENIARLIFERGREAGLPIVEVTLWETDTCHASFQGPLTITAVDVQANANGRVVAYG from the coding sequence ATGTATCGCGTCACCCGTGAAATGAAATTCTGTTATGGTCATCGTTTGATCAATTACGAAGGCAAGTGTCGCCACCTTCATGGTCACAACGGCCGGGTGTTGGTGACGCTTGAGAGTCCCACGCTGGATCACCGCGGCATGTTGATCGACTTTGCGGACATCAAGGCGGTGTTGCAACAGTGGATCGACGATACGCTGGATCACAACATGTTGCTTTGCAAAGACGATCCCCTCGTGCCGATTCTACGGGAGCGGGGGGAACGGCATTACGTAATGGAGACCAATCCGACCGCCGAGAATATCGCCCGTCTGATCTTCGAGCGCGGCCGTGAGGCGGGGCTGCCAATCGTTGAGGTGACCCTTTGGGAAACCGACACCTGTCATGCCAGCTTTCAAGGTCCATTGACCATCACCGCTGTCGATGTTCAAGCCAACGCCAATGGTCGGGTCGTGGCCTACGGGTGA
- a CDS encoding ABC transporter permease, translating to MRRPGEPIESVHHSILPYGQREMAKNRREPVESVREFGPLGSRDLGGRVGAWLSLAVLLGLPTGAWLGALVVDPLEPAFPATSRSGDTGDAKIMVPPWILSEWVARIRHPATQTLKVAVGAAVVAVPLGAFLGFVLARTDTIGRSLSLWLLGVLALTPLPVTATAWIGALGNVGRAQWLEWPGGDGPWLVGWIGAAWVHAIAALPWTTLIAALGWRRVEPELEEAARLETGRLGVILGVSAQRARGFLIAATVAVILPTVGEMTITDLLQVRTFAEEAYLQFGVGRGARVAALLALPPLLVALSALVWADRAIGATTRRHGAASEARRGRASLWRWPQHWQRAAAGLGLGLVLAILVIIPWGGLIWRAGRVGGDAAAGLPPRWSLAGLLGTLQRAAPEVVESLVETVPIAASGATLAVLLALAWTWLGRSRSWARWVGGGMAALALAMPGPVAGMALVLAWGRGPLAQMVPWVYDSPLVLVFAHTFRTFPFAWLILRPALAALPRERLEAAALGGLGPQAVFGRVVLPALRPALAASWMIAFTLALGELPASHWVEPPGTTLLSKRLLEPPAHRSRKPSRWVRPDLPGPFRRNRHGRLGFGAAPCAPTRRPPRGRMSPPQRDSPLLKAERE from the coding sequence ATGAGACGACCCGGCGAGCCGATCGAGTCGGTGCATCATTCGATTTTACCCTATGGACAACGCGAAATGGCCAAAAACCGGCGTGAACCGGTCGAGTCGGTCAGGGAATTCGGCCCGTTGGGATCGCGCGATTTGGGTGGGCGGGTTGGCGCTTGGCTTAGTTTGGCGGTTCTGCTTGGACTTCCCACGGGAGCTTGGCTAGGCGCGTTGGTGGTTGATCCGCTCGAACCGGCATTTCCAGCCACTTCACGAAGCGGCGACACCGGGGATGCAAAGATCATGGTTCCGCCTTGGATTCTCAGTGAGTGGGTCGCACGGATTCGCCATCCCGCCACGCAGACCCTCAAGGTCGCGGTTGGAGCCGCGGTGGTGGCGGTCCCTTTGGGCGCATTCCTGGGATTCGTCCTAGCGCGAACCGACACCATTGGGCGATCCTTGAGCCTCTGGCTGCTGGGGGTGCTGGCTCTCACGCCTCTGCCGGTGACCGCCACTGCCTGGATTGGCGCGTTGGGCAACGTGGGACGCGCTCAGTGGCTGGAGTGGCCCGGTGGCGACGGTCCCTGGCTGGTGGGCTGGATCGGTGCGGCTTGGGTACACGCCATCGCCGCCCTGCCCTGGACCACCTTGATCGCCGCCCTCGGCTGGCGGCGGGTCGAGCCGGAGTTGGAGGAGGCCGCTCGTCTGGAGACCGGGCGTCTCGGCGTGATCCTTGGTGTCTCGGCCCAACGTGCCCGCGGCTTCCTCATCGCCGCGACCGTGGCGGTGATCCTGCCGACCGTCGGGGAAATGACCATCACCGACCTGCTTCAGGTCCGTACCTTTGCCGAGGAGGCGTATCTCCAGTTCGGCGTGGGACGAGGCGCGCGGGTCGCCGCCCTTTTGGCTCTGCCCCCTCTGCTGGTCGCGCTGAGCGCCCTAGTCTGGGCCGATCGTGCCATTGGAGCGACAACCCGTCGTCACGGCGCGGCCAGCGAAGCCCGGCGCGGCCGTGCTTCGCTTTGGCGTTGGCCTCAACACTGGCAACGCGCCGCGGCGGGCTTGGGGCTGGGACTGGTCTTGGCAATCCTGGTCATCATCCCCTGGGGCGGCCTGATCTGGCGGGCTGGACGAGTCGGCGGCGACGCCGCGGCAGGCCTCCCGCCCCGCTGGAGCCTTGCCGGACTGCTCGGCACCCTTCAACGCGCCGCGCCGGAGGTGGTCGAGAGTCTGGTCGAGACCGTGCCAATCGCTGCCTCGGGTGCCACCCTGGCGGTCCTGCTGGCCCTGGCCTGGACCTGGCTGGGACGTTCCCGAAGCTGGGCGCGCTGGGTGGGCGGTGGCATGGCGGCCCTCGCGTTGGCAATGCCTGGCCCAGTGGCCGGTATGGCGCTGGTTTTGGCCTGGGGACGCGGTCCCCTCGCTCAAATGGTTCCGTGGGTGTACGACTCGCCCCTCGTTTTAGTCTTCGCCCACACCTTCCGCACCTTTCCGTTCGCCTGGCTGATCTTGCGGCCTGCTCTGGCTGCCCTGCCCCGCGAACGCCTCGAAGCAGCGGCGCTGGGCGGTCTGGGACCACAAGCTGTCTTTGGGCGGGTGGTCCTGCCGGCCCTCCGACCCGCCTTGGCCGCCAGTTGGATGATCGCCTTTACCCTAGCCCTCGGCGAACTGCCCGCCTCGCATTGGGTCGAGCCCCCCGGCACCACCTTGCTCTCCAAACGACTTTTGGAGCCTCCTGCACACCGGAGTCGAAAGCCATCTCGCTGGGTTCGCCCTGATCTGCCAGGGCCTTTTCGTCGCAACCGGCACGGTCGCCTTGGCTTTGGCGCTGCGCCTTGCGCACCAACCCGGCGTCCGCCGCGGGGACGCATGAGCCCCCCACAACGCGACTCCCCCCTCCTGAAAGCGGAGCGCGAGTGA
- a CDS encoding glycosyltransferase family 4 protein, with amino-acid sequence MSTFTPLATDGMEPLRVALFYDLNACRYPTGVTRHALAQLEQLSNSEAIDLQVVTGRVTVAEGRRYWEGLDPRRRHELPVRTRDILRYWRLLKHPRLQAWTGPVDWVYCPAEFSVSAAGARVAVTSHDLMQDLRFGDRRQLRMRARSFRRADLILSVSQFNTRLLLETFPDCRAKIAQVPNGAEDLFFEPPTEEERLAARRDLGLDPNHPYLITVANFQPRKNLPRLIRVAARLPEVARGDLALVILGFGGAEHTRALREAIAQVDPRARILMPGYRQGRELRALYAESLAMVFPSLCESFGIPVVEAMAQGIPVALADSTALPEVGGEAGWYFHPEDDDHMLMVLRDLLDRHEERRRRIQIGLKLAQHYRWDRAGRELIQALRWADGALANSNDHRSNNAEVPPT; translated from the coding sequence GTGTCCACGTTCACCCCTTTGGCGACCGACGGGATGGAGCCGTTGCGGGTCGCGTTGTTTTACGACCTCAACGCCTGCCGCTACCCCACCGGGGTCACTCGGCACGCCCTGGCCCAGCTCGAGCAGCTCTCGAATTCGGAAGCAATCGACCTCCAGGTGGTCACGGGTCGAGTGACAGTGGCGGAGGGGCGGCGGTACTGGGAGGGGTTGGACCCGCGCCGTCGTCACGAATTGCCGGTGCGAACCCGGGACATCCTGCGTTATTGGCGTCTGCTCAAACACCCGCGGTTACAAGCCTGGACCGGTCCGGTCGATTGGGTGTACTGCCCTGCCGAGTTCAGCGTCTCGGCCGCGGGGGCGCGAGTGGCGGTGACCAGTCACGACCTGATGCAGGATCTCCGGTTCGGTGATCGCCGCCAGTTACGGATGCGGGCCCGGAGTTTCCGCCGGGCCGATCTGATTCTTTCGGTGTCGCAGTTCAACACGCGGTTGCTGCTGGAGACCTTCCCCGACTGTCGCGCCAAGATCGCTCAGGTTCCCAACGGAGCGGAGGATTTGTTCTTCGAACCGCCCACCGAAGAGGAGCGCCTCGCGGCACGCCGCGACCTGGGATTGGACCCGAATCACCCCTACCTCATCACGGTGGCCAACTTTCAGCCCCGCAAGAACTTGCCGCGACTAATCCGCGTGGCGGCGCGGTTGCCCGAGGTCGCTCGGGGTGACCTCGCGTTGGTGATCTTGGGGTTCGGAGGCGCGGAACATACCCGAGCCCTGCGCGAAGCAATCGCCCAAGTGGACCCCCGCGCTCGGATTCTGATGCCAGGCTATCGTCAAGGACGCGAACTGCGTGCGCTGTATGCCGAATCGCTCGCGATGGTGTTTCCATCGCTCTGCGAAAGCTTCGGCATTCCGGTGGTCGAGGCGATGGCCCAGGGAATCCCAGTCGCGCTGGCTGACTCCACCGCGCTTCCCGAAGTTGGCGGCGAGGCGGGCTGGTATTTCCACCCGGAAGATGATGATCACATGCTCATGGTGCTGCGAGATTTGCTCGACCGTCACGAGGAACGACGCCGCCGGATTCAGATCGGTCTCAAACTGGCTCAGCACTACCGCTGGGACCGGGCCGGCCGGGAGTTGATCCAGGCCCTTAGATGGGCCGACGGTGCCTTGGCCAACTCCAACGACCATCGCAGCAACAACGCCGAAGTGCCACCCACGTGA